GGCACAGGCATTCCCAGAAGCGGCGGCAGCAGTCCTTCACGCCGTCGCAGCAATCGCGGATCCCGTCACACAGACCATTGCCGGTCGGGGCCGGACCGTAGTAGGGCTGCGTGTACGGATTAAGCGGGGCCACGGCTTGCGGCAGTGGAGCCACGGCCTGGCCCGGAGGCAGCGGCTGCGGGGCCACTGCGACCGGCTGCAGAGCGGTGTACGAGCCCGGCGGCTGATAGTTGGGATCCAGCAGACGATCCAGCCACTCGAAGGCCGCCGCGGGGGAGACCAGGGCCAACGCCACGAGCCAACCGGCCAGGACGCTTCGCAGAGACATCGTCGAAAATCCTTCGTTCGTCGGAACGGTCTGGGGAGGTTTGACGAACAACCTGCGAGCCGAATGCGGCGCATGTCTCGTCTGGGAAACATGCCTTCGGCGCGACCGTAGAGCAAACGCAACCGTTGAGTTTTCGCAGCATTTCCCCGGGCCCGTAACCGCGCAACTCATCCTCGCCGGAACAACCCGTACCGCCGGCGCCATGCGACCATTGGCCCGATTTGCCGCATTCCAGGGGCGTTTCTAAACTGGGGCACATGGACGCCACTCCCGCCGAACTCGCTAACGGCGCCAGCCCCGACGAGCACCTCCGCCGCCAACGAGCACTGAACACCTTGCTCGACGTGACCCGCGAGCTGGCGGCGCAGCTTGATCTGCACGACATTCTCGAAACGGTCACCCGGGGAGCGGCGCAGGCCCTGAATTGCGATCGGGCCAGCTTGTTCCAGTACGACGCCAAGACGCAGGAGCTCTATACCCTTGTCGTGACCGAGCTGGAAATCGCCGAGATCCGCCACGGTCTCGACCAGGGCATCACCGGCGACGTGGCCCAGCATCGCCGCGTGGCGAACGTCGCGCAGCCCGGCACCGATCAACGCTGGAACCGCGCCGTCGACCGGGCCACGGGCTATGTGACTCGCAACATCCTCGCCGCGCCGGTCGTTTCGCTCCAGGACGGCAAGCTGCTCGGCGTGCTGCAGTTGCTCAACAAGCACGAGGGCGAGTTCGACGCCTTCGATGAGCAACTGCTCTCGGCCTTCGGCCAGCATGCGGCCGTGGCCATCGACCGGGCCCGGACGATCGAGGAGCTGCGCCGGCGCAATGCCGTCGATGCCTCGCTAAACGTGGCCCGGGAAATCCAGCGCGGCTTCATGCCCACGCAGCTACCACAGATCGATGGCTACGAAGTCGCCTCGTGGTGGTACCCGAACCAGGCGGTCGGAGGCGACTATTGCGATGTCGTGCCGCTCGGCGACGGTTGTGTGGGCCTGGTCATCGCCGACGTCAGCGGACACGGGCTGGGGCCCGCGTTGATCATGGCCTCGGTCCGAGCCGCGCTGCGGACGCTGATCCTCGAGCATAGCGCCACGGGCGAGTTGCTGACCTTGCTCTCGCGGGCCCTTGAACCCGACCTACAGGACGGACGGTTCATCACGATGGTAATCGCCGGGCTCGATCCGCGCAACCACACGGTCGACTACGCGAACGCGGGCCATGCGCCCGCGTTGCATTACATCGCTGCCGAGGACCGGTTTGTCGAACTCGAAGCCACAGGACTGCCTTTGGGCGTGGTCGATCGATTGGAGTACGACCAAGGGCAACGCCAAGAGATGGCGGTCGACGACCTGCTGGTGCTGTGCACTGACGGCATCGTCGAGTCGATGAACGAGGCCGATGAGCAGTTTGGCATGCAGCGGCTCGAAAGCCTGATTCGCAGCCTGGCTCGCGAACCGCTCGAAAAGCTCGTCAGCGAGATTGGCCGCGAAGTCGAGTCGCACTACGTCGGCGAAAGCCCGCCAGATGATCTGACCGTGCTGGCGATTCGACGCAACCGATAAAAACTCGACACCAGGCGCACGTCTACGGCGTCGGCGGGAGCGGGACGATCGTGTTCATCGGAGCCGCCGACTGGTACGAAGCCGGAGCGACGTTGCCGCTGGCCGCCGGGGCATAACCTCCCGGCATCGGGCTGGTGCTCGTCGCCGGCGGCAACAGCGAACGGACGTCGCCTGTGCCACCGGGCCGGTAGGTGCCGCCCGGGTAGTAGTTCGGATCGCTCGTCGGCACGGCGGGCGTCTGATAGGCCGGCGGAGCCTGATAGGCCGACGTCGGGGCATAGCCCGCACTGGTTCCCGGCTGATAGTCGGTCTGGCCGGGGACGTACGGCGCGGCCTCGGTCGGAGCACTGGTCACCGGAGGCTGAGCAGCCCAGGCATTCGGATCGGTGGGCGCGGCTTGCGGCGCACCTGCCGGATAAACCGTGTTCGGAACGGCACCGGGCACGGGGGCATAGGCACCCGGCTGCATGCTCGCCTGCGGCACACCGCCGGCGGGCGGCAGCGCGCCCGACATGTCGTATTGCGAGCCGGTGTTATAGGGGCTCGGCACGCCGCCCATCCCCTGGGGCGCTGCCGGCTGCTGATATCCGGCGGCGGGTGCCGCATAGCCCGGCTGCGGCGTGGCAGCGTTCCAAGGTTCGGCGCTGCCCGAGTTGTAGTAACCGTTTTGCGGTTGCATCGCGACCTGGTCGTAACCGGCCGGCGCGGCCGCGGCCTGCGTCGGATCGGGATAGGCCGGAGCCGGAGTGTATGCCGGCATACCCGTGTAAGCGGGGGCACCACCGGCGGGCGGAGTGGCGGCATACGCTGCAGCGGCCGGATCGACCGGCGCCTGCAGCGGGGTCACCGGGTAACCGGTGCCGCCGGCGACGGCCGTCGTCGGCGCGGCCCCGGTCGTGGGCAGGGCCGGGGCGGTCGAGGTCGAATCGGCGTCGGCCACGGCAGCATCGGGCTGGGAACGTTTCCAGAACTTCCAGCCATTGTTCGCAAACCGCTTCGAGCCGCCGGCGCAGCCCGTGCACAGCAACATCAGGCCGGCCACGACCAGCAAACGCGGCAGGGAAGTTCTCATCACGTCGACTCCTTGACGTTCCTCGTTCCGGCGCGGGCGACCGCCGACCCTGTTGTGTCGCGGTCAGCCAGATGAGCGCGGGAAACCTTCGAAAAGCTGTTGACCTGTTTCGTTGTGGCAGAGTCTCGCTGCGGTAGCGAGCAGACCGCCCCTGTCGATTGTTTCGGTCGAACCGGAGCGAACGGTCCAGCGAAAGGTGCTGAATCCACCGCGCAAACCGCCGAAAGCTGCCGCGAGACAAGTTGGTGCGGGAAAGTACCGAGGCGGCGGCCCCCCGGTCAACGGCATTTCCGCATGCGCGCAGCGGCAGCATGGCAGCGCCAGGCTGGCGCTGCGGCCGCGCAGAAGAAAGCCCCCGGCGGTGCTCCGCCGAGGGCTGGTACAGCAATCTGTGGCGAACGCGTGCGAGCCGTTCGCCGGCGCGGGCCTTGCGCCCGTTATTTCTTGGCCGCGTCGTAGCGCCGCGAGACCTCGGCCCAGTTGATCACATGGAAGAATGCCGCCACGTAATCGGCGCGGCGGTTTTGATAGTTCAGATAGTAGGCGTGTTCCCAGACGTCGATGCCCAGGATCGGTGTGTTGCCGTGCATTAGCGGGCTGTCTTGATTGGCAGTGCTTTCGATGACGAGCTTCTTACCCTTATCGACGCTCAGCCAGGCCCAACCGCTGCCGAAGCGCCCCATCGCGGCTTTCGACAGGGCATCTTTGAACGCGGCATAGCCGCCCAAGTCGCTCGCGATGGCCGGCGCGACGCTGCCGCTTGGTTCGCCGCCGGCGCCGGGGCCAAGGATCGTCCAGAACAACGAGTGGTTCGCATGGCCGCCACCGTTGTTGCGCACGACCGTGCGGATGTTCTCGGGCACCGAATCGATCTTGGCGACCAGTTCCTCGATCGATTGACCGCCGAGGCTTGTCCCCTCGATCGCGTTGTTCAGATTGGTGACGTACGCCTGGTGATGCTTGGTGTGATGGATTTCCATCGTCTTGGCATCGATATGCGGTTCCAGGGCGTTGTATGCGTAGGGCAGCGCTGGCAGAGAATAGGCCATGGTGAATCGATCCTTTGGAAGGCAGAAAGCGGGCGGAACCGCCGGAATTTGCACAGATTTCCCAACTGCGCCGCAGCATACCCGAGTCGCTGCGCAGAGGCAATTGCCCAGCGGCGGGCGAGAGTGCCGCCGTGCGGTGCCCGTCAGCCCAGGCCGGCGATCTGCCGGATGAGCATCACTAGATCGCTGCGCTGGCTGGCGAGGATCGAGAGGCCGGATACCGCGTTGTCGGCCAACGCTTGATGTTTGGCGATCAACAAGGTCTCGGCTTCTTCATCGGCCTTGTCGAGCGCGTCGATCGTATCGCCGAGATCCTCATCCCAAGCAGTCAGCAGGCTGCTCGACGCGCCGAGTGTCGCGTTGACAAAACCCTCGACGCGTCCGCCGGCGGCCTGGACCTGGCCGATCGCTTCGTCGACCACGCGAATGGCTGCCGAGGTATTCGTGGCGAGCCCTGACAGGCTACCGCCGCTCAGGAGTTGATCGAGCCTGCCGCTCAGGCCGCCCAGTGCGTGCGGCATCAGGTTCGGCAACCCGATCACTGCCGAGCGTCGTGCCGTCGTGCCCAATTGGAACACCCGGCTGCCGCCGGGCGCCACGTGCAGCGTGTCGATCGCGCCGGTCACACCGCCGGTCGTTTCGAGCGCGAAGCTGAACCCGTTGTCCGAGACGACAAACCGGTTTCCCCGGCCGGTGACGGTCCGGCCATTGATCGTGGCTTCGCCGTCGACACCATAGGCGGCCCCTTGTGCATCGCCGCCGGTGAATGCGAAGGTCCCCGAATTGACGGCAATCTGCGCCTGGGCCTGCGTGCCGTAATCGACGCTGGAAAACCGCAACGCGTTGCCGTTCACGCTGGCCGTCACGCCGGTGTGATGGCTCTCGAGGTTGATCCGGTCGCGCAGCACGGTCAGTGCTTCGGCATTGTTGACGCTGATCACGGCCGAGCCGCGAGCGCCGGTCAGCGTCAGGTTGGCCGCGGCGGTCGTCAGACCCGCCGCGCCGGTGTAGGTCAGCGTGGCTTGCGTCGCGGCAGTGGTCACCTCGGCGGCGATGTCTTTAGTTCCGCCCACGGGCAGAGAATACACCGTCAGCCGGCTGACTTGATTGGCGTTGCGTCCGGTGACGGCGAAATCCGACGAGCCATCGAACAAGGCGTGCCCGGCGGCCGACTCAGCGGCCAATTGCCCGATCTCGTCAAGGGCCTCGTCGATCGATGCTTGCTTGGCTTGCCGCTGTTCGGCGTTGAGCGATTGGTTTTCGTCGGCCACGAGCGCCGCGCGAATCGCACTTAATTGCTCACCGATTTCGCCGAGAACGAGCTGCGCCTTGGCCCCCACGGCCGAGGCAGCCGTAACGTTGGCCAGCGCCTGTCCGACTGCGGAACGTTGCGATTCGAGCCCGGCAATCTCGACGTATCCCGCCGGATCGTCCTGGGGATCGTTGATCTTGCGTCCGGTCACCAGCCGGAGATTGTGCAAGGCCAGGCCGGCATTGGCCTCGGCCAGCCGATTGACCAGCCGCAGTTCAAACCCGCTAAGCGTCGCGCCGATGCGTGCCATGGTGAGCCCGGTGAACGCGCGGCGCCTGCGACGCCCGCACAGGTACGAATTCGAGGTGCGTCAGGTGTCGCTAATGCCGCCGATCGGTGCGCCGTCGGCGGTGGCCATCATGTAAGCGCGGAAACTCGCCAGCAGCGTCCGAGCCCGGCTCAGGGCTTCGTCGCGACGTCGTTCGCGGCTGCGGTAGAGCGAAATCCGCAACTCGATGCGCGTCGCCCGCTGGTGCATGGGGTTGTCACCTTGTTCGTCGAGAAAGATCTCCAAGACCAGCGGCACCTTGCGATCCGCATCGCGACGCACGAACGGCAAGCTCGTGGTACCGATCTTGAGCCGCACGCGGTTCTCGTCAGTGGCCAGGACTTCGGCTCCGTGATCGGCCGTGAAGCCGCGGAGCTTTTCCCAGGCAATCGCCTGAGGGACGTAGGTGACCATTTCCTGGGCGATCAAGGCCGGCCCGCCGAGCTCGTTTTCGGCCGCGGCGGCGCCATCATTCAGCGGTCCGGTGCCGAACTGGATCACGCAGTTGCGGCCGCGCTCTTTGCCCACCAGCAGGGCCCGATCGGCGCGGTTGAGCATGGTTTCGGCCGTGTCGCCGTCTTGGATGGCCGTGACGCCGTAGGTCGCCGTGACGCGGCGGCCGTTCAGCCCGTCGATCGGCAGCTCGCTCAACGCGCGGCGGATCTGTTCGGCGCGCTCCGAAGCGACCGTGTTGTCGCAGTCGGCGCACAGCAGGACAAACTCTTCGCCGCCGTACCGGGCCACGAGATCGCCCGGGCGGCACGAGCCCTTGAGCAAGCGGGCATAGGAGCGGATCACCTCGTCGCCCACCGGATGGCCGAAGGTGTCGTTGATCGATTTGAAGTGGTCGATATCGGTGATGATCAGGCTGCAGGGCAAGTGATGTTGCTGGTGCGCCTGGACGAACAATTCGTGCACGCGATCAAACTCGGCGCGGTTGGCCACCTGGGTCAGCGGATCGCGCGTGGCCTGTTCGTGCAGCGACTGGCAGCGCGCGGCCAGATTGGCCTCGCCCGAGATGTCGTGGACCACGACGACGACGCCGTGATTGACGCCGTCGGCGCTGAGCACCGGCAGCACGTGCAGATGCACAGGCACGGGGTGGCCGTGCCGGCCGCGCAACCGCAGGCGCCGAGTGCCGAGTTCGCCTTGCACCAGTGCGTGGAGGATCGGGCAATCGGTCACGTTCAACGCGTGGCCATGTTCATCGGACAGCTCCACCAGGTGCGGCAGCCACTGGCGCTGATGGACCGCCGTCGCGGCGAGACCGGTCAATTGCTCGGCGCCGCGGTTCCAGAGCACGATCCGCTGGCCTCGGTCGATGAAAATCACGCCGTCGTTGATGCCACCCAACAAGGTCTGCTCGAACAATTCGATCAAGGCGACCGGGCGGGCCTCGGTCAATTCTTGATTCAAGCGCCAGCGCGAATGGACCAAGTCGTAGTCGAGTGCTTTGAGCCAGGTCCGCGCGGCGGAGATGCACAACGTGACCGGCTCGCCGGCGACCAGCTCGCGGAAACGCGCGACGAGTTCGGGATCGAACTGTCGCCCGGCAAAGCGATACAGCTCTTGGAGCGCACCGTCTCGGCTCAGGGCTTCGCGGTACAGCTGGTGCGAAGTCATGCTGTCGAACGCGTCGACAATCGCCAGGATCCTCGATCCCAGCGGCAATTCCAGACCGCATACGTCGCCGCGCTTGATCGAGCCGTCGTACCAGGTGCCGTAATTGGCCACAATCTCGAGCACCGCGGGGCTCGAACAACTGCACTTGAGGATTTGATGGCCGATGGCCAGGTGCTGCGCCATCACAGCCTCTTCGTCTGGCGTCAGCGCGCCCGGCTTGAGCAGCACGGCGTCCGGAACGCCGATCTTGCCGACGTCGTGCAGCAGGGCGGCCACTTCCAGGGCATCGCGCTGGGCCGAGTTCAGCCCCAAGTGCGAGGCCCACGAGGAGCACATCAGACCCACGCGGAAACTATGCGCGGCCGTCTCCAGATGTTTCGATCGCAACGCGGCAAACAAGCTGCTGGCGATGCCCAAGCGCACTTGGACCAGCAGGTTTTCTTCGACTGAAGCCAGCTCGCGCTGCTCGGGCAGAATCTGTTCCGAGGCCGCAATCAACAGTTGCAACATCTCGGTCAGAACTTCGGCGCGCTGGCCGGCCTCGATGCCCGAGCGCGTGCTCGCGACCGGTGTCGGCGTTGATAGGTGCGTTTCCATAGCGCGATGGACTCCTCGCTGCATCTCACGACCAGGCGGCGCAGTTCTTTCGAGCGCGGCCTCGGCGCATACCCCTTCGCACGAGGTTGAGGCTGGGCAACGCTAGGTCGCCACTCAGGGGTGGTCAAACACCCAGGCGTTCACCGCACTTTCTTTTGGGCATGAAGCTGGCGCCGGCGCGGCCAGGTGCTCAAAAGACCCGCGCAGGTGCGCCCGGCGACAACGGTCGTGTGGATTGCAGCGATCGCGGCGATGGATTAGGCTGCCTTGGCAGTCGACCGACGCTCCTCTCCTCGAGGCATTGATACGTGCGCGTCTGTCCCCAGCCGCAACTCGCCCATCCGCA
This region of Pirellulales bacterium genomic DNA includes:
- a CDS encoding SpoIIE family protein phosphatase produces the protein MDATPAELANGASPDEHLRRQRALNTLLDVTRELAAQLDLHDILETVTRGAAQALNCDRASLFQYDAKTQELYTLVVTELEIAEIRHGLDQGITGDVAQHRRVANVAQPGTDQRWNRAVDRATGYVTRNILAAPVVSLQDGKLLGVLQLLNKHEGEFDAFDEQLLSAFGQHAAVAIDRARTIEELRRRNAVDASLNVAREIQRGFMPTQLPQIDGYEVASWWYPNQAVGGDYCDVVPLGDGCVGLVIADVSGHGLGPALIMASVRAALRTLILEHSATGELLTLLSRALEPDLQDGRFITMVIAGLDPRNHTVDYANAGHAPALHYIAAEDRFVELEATGLPLGVVDRLEYDQGQRQEMAVDDLLVLCTDGIVESMNEADEQFGMQRLESLIRSLAREPLEKLVSEIGREVESHYVGESPPDDLTVLAIRRNR
- a CDS encoding superoxide dismutase — encoded protein: MAYSLPALPYAYNALEPHIDAKTMEIHHTKHHQAYVTNLNNAIEGTSLGGQSIEELVAKIDSVPENIRTVVRNNGGGHANHSLFWTILGPGAGGEPSGSVAPAIASDLGGYAAFKDALSKAAMGRFGSGWAWLSVDKGKKLVIESTANQDSPLMHGNTPILGIDVWEHAYYLNYQNRRADYVAAFFHVINWAEVSRRYDAAKK
- a CDS encoding diguanylate cyclase; the encoded protein is METHLSTPTPVASTRSGIEAGQRAEVLTEMLQLLIAASEQILPEQRELASVEENLLVQVRLGIASSLFAALRSKHLETAAHSFRVGLMCSSWASHLGLNSAQRDALEVAALLHDVGKIGVPDAVLLKPGALTPDEEAVMAQHLAIGHQILKCSCSSPAVLEIVANYGTWYDGSIKRGDVCGLELPLGSRILAIVDAFDSMTSHQLYREALSRDGALQELYRFAGRQFDPELVARFRELVAGEPVTLCISAARTWLKALDYDLVHSRWRLNQELTEARPVALIELFEQTLLGGINDGVIFIDRGQRIVLWNRGAEQLTGLAATAVHQRQWLPHLVELSDEHGHALNVTDCPILHALVQGELGTRRLRLRGRHGHPVPVHLHVLPVLSADGVNHGVVVVVHDISGEANLAARCQSLHEQATRDPLTQVANRAEFDRVHELFVQAHQQHHLPCSLIITDIDHFKSINDTFGHPVGDEVIRSYARLLKGSCRPGDLVARYGGEEFVLLCADCDNTVASERAEQIRRALSELPIDGLNGRRVTATYGVTAIQDGDTAETMLNRADRALLVGKERGRNCVIQFGTGPLNDGAAAAENELGGPALIAQEMVTYVPQAIAWEKLRGFTADHGAEVLATDENRVRLKIGTTSLPFVRRDADRKVPLVLEIFLDEQGDNPMHQRATRIELRISLYRSRERRRDEALSRARTLLASFRAYMMATADGAPIGGISDT